Proteins from a single region of Haloplanus sp. GDY1:
- a CDS encoding DEAD/DEAH box helicase — MKVADAVPEFADAFDFEEFNRMQREALPVLVDTDHNVVASAPTASGKTALAELAICKTLSEGGTALFVAPMRALTNEKESEWERFEDLGYSVYVVTGERDLHPRRARHADVLVMTPEKVDSATRKHDSRRYDFVTDVDCVVIDEVHLLDSEGRGGVLEVTVSRLRRLCDPRFVALSATMPNVGDVADWLDAPPEATFAFGDDYRPVDLQTGVKTYTHGENSFADKYRRLYRALDLAEPHVREDGQALVFVASRQDAVSAAAKTRDELAERDVPVGSRGDYDFHNETKTLEDDRLRKAVLDGVAFHHAGLSKADRDRIETWFREGKIAVLFSTSTLAWGVNLPARCVIVRDTKYHDPLEGEVDISPLDLLQMLGRAGRPGYDDVGYGWVICDRSDADRYRRLLREGTEIESHLAADLDAHLNAEIAMGTLSDLDDVLSWLETTYYYVRAASEPAAYDFEGLRDRVRETLESLVDRGFVEMGSDLALDSTPLGRLASKYYLRLSTARAFRDLADRDRIDADAVLETVAAAAEFDSVSARQSEADAVDAVLGDDVPDLDDGGRKVLAILKASRSDSVPADLRSDAWIIRRNALRLLAALREFLDRFSGPRAANLARRLEARIEHGVSRDAVSLTAVDGVGAGRASTLATGGLSRPADVVAAGADELERAGISAGVAERLVESAADLPDVSVAWDDVPGSVAAGESELCEVRVRNAGGGARVGVRVTVNGVEMHEKTTYLSDVTTVPVGVFGADADTLDFRVEVSFPELPVRPFVAERTVGVE; from the coding sequence GTGAAGGTCGCCGACGCCGTCCCGGAGTTCGCCGACGCCTTCGACTTCGAGGAGTTCAACCGGATGCAGCGGGAGGCGCTGCCCGTCCTCGTCGACACCGACCACAACGTCGTCGCGTCGGCGCCGACGGCGAGCGGCAAGACCGCGCTGGCGGAACTCGCCATCTGCAAGACGCTGAGCGAGGGGGGGACCGCCCTCTTCGTCGCCCCGATGCGCGCCCTGACGAACGAGAAGGAAAGCGAGTGGGAGCGCTTCGAGGACCTCGGCTACTCCGTGTACGTCGTCACGGGGGAGCGCGACCTGCACCCGCGGCGGGCCCGCCACGCCGACGTGCTCGTGATGACCCCCGAGAAGGTGGACTCGGCCACCCGCAAACACGACTCCCGGCGCTACGACTTCGTGACCGACGTCGACTGCGTCGTCATCGACGAGGTCCACCTACTCGACTCCGAGGGCCGCGGGGGCGTCCTCGAAGTCACCGTCTCCCGCCTGCGCCGCCTGTGTGATCCACGGTTCGTCGCGCTCTCGGCGACGATGCCGAACGTCGGCGACGTGGCCGACTGGCTCGACGCCCCGCCCGAGGCCACCTTCGCCTTCGGCGACGACTACCGCCCCGTCGACCTGCAGACCGGCGTGAAGACCTACACCCACGGCGAGAACTCGTTTGCCGACAAGTACCGCCGGCTCTACCGCGCGCTCGATCTGGCCGAACCGCACGTCCGCGAGGACGGCCAGGCGCTCGTCTTCGTCGCCTCCCGACAGGACGCCGTCAGCGCCGCCGCCAAGACGCGCGACGAACTCGCCGAACGCGACGTGCCCGTCGGGTCCCGCGGCGACTACGACTTCCACAACGAGACGAAGACGCTGGAGGACGACCGTCTCCGGAAGGCCGTCCTCGACGGCGTGGCCTTCCACCACGCCGGCCTCTCGAAGGCCGACCGCGACCGGATCGAGACGTGGTTCCGCGAGGGGAAGATCGCCGTCCTCTTTTCGACCTCCACCCTCGCGTGGGGGGTCAACCTCCCCGCGCGCTGCGTGATCGTCCGCGACACCAAGTACCACGACCCGCTGGAGGGCGAGGTGGACATCAGCCCGCTCGATCTGCTCCAGATGCTCGGCCGCGCCGGTCGCCCCGGCTACGACGACGTTGGCTACGGCTGGGTGATCTGTGACCGCTCGGACGCGGATCGCTACCGTCGCCTCCTGCGGGAGGGCACGGAGATCGAGTCCCACCTCGCGGCGGACCTCGACGCCCACCTCAACGCCGAGATCGCGATGGGCACCCTCTCCGACCTCGACGACGTCCTCTCGTGGCTGGAGACGACCTACTACTACGTCCGCGCGGCGTCGGAGCCCGCCGCCTACGACTTCGAGGGGCTCCGCGACCGGGTGCGCGAGACGCTCGAATCGCTCGTCGACCGCGGGTTCGTCGAGATGGGATCGGACCTCGCCCTCGACTCCACGCCCCTCGGGCGCCTCGCCTCGAAGTACTACCTCCGGCTCTCGACCGCGCGGGCCTTCCGCGACCTGGCCGACCGCGACCGGATCGACGCCGACGCCGTCCTCGAAACCGTCGCCGCGGCCGCCGAGTTCGACTCCGTCTCCGCCCGGCAGTCCGAAGCGGACGCCGTCGACGCGGTCCTGGGCGACGACGTCCCCGACCTCGACGACGGCGGTCGGAAGGTCCTCGCCATCCTCAAGGCCAGCCGGAGCGACTCCGTCCCCGCCGACCTGCGCAGCGACGCGTGGATCATCCGCCGGAACGCCCTGCGACTGCTGGCGGCGCTCCGGGAGTTCCTCGACCGCTTTTCCGGCCCGCGGGCCGCCAACCTCGCCCGCCGCCTGGAGGCCCGGATCGAACACGGCGTCAGCCGCGACGCCGTCTCGCTCACCGCCGTCGACGGCGTCGGCGCCGGCCGCGCCAGCACCCTCGCGACCGGCGGCCTCTCCCGCCCCGCCGACGTGGTCGCCGCGGGCGCCGACGAACTCGAACGGGCCGGGATCTCGGCCGGCGTCGCCGAGCGACTCGTCGAGTCGGCCGCCGACCTCCCCGACGTCTCGGTGGCCTGGGACGACGTCCCCGGGAGCGTCGCCGCCGGCGAGAGCGAGCTGTGCGAGGTGCGGGTGCGCAACGCCGGCGGCGGCGCCCGCGTCGGCGTTCGCGTCACCGTCAACGGCGTCGAGATGCACGAGAAGACGACCTACCTCTCCGACGTGACGACGGTGCCGGTGGGCGTGTTCGGTGCCGATGCGGACACGCTCGACTTTCGGGTGGAGGTGTCGTTCCCGGAGTTGCCGGTTCGGCCGTTCGTGGCCGAGCGGACGGTGGGCGTGGAGTAG
- a CDS encoding MATE family efflux transporter — protein MSDRRAAIVEGSIPRTLLALAVPLVAQNVVRVAQQVIDTFWLGRLGETAVAAVGLTIPVMGLLFALLVTPFVGTQILVSQRVGAEDDAGALRTVVHGLVLALVVGGAVGGAVYLGAAPIVRLVGAGPDVAPAAAIYLGVVALGLPMAGASDALEAGFVGRGDSRASLAINVATVAVNVVLDPFLIFGWGPFPAMGIRGAALATVAGYAAGLCLALALALGPRMRLSRRHLTLTVADFRALLSVGAPITGRQVVSQSVRVLLVGVVALAGGAAGLAAYTVGARVASVAVLPSRGLAQAAQSMVGQNVGAGRPDRAGRTARVGVGVAVVALAALGAIQWLVPGPVARLFVPDLSGDGLALTVQYLTILAYGYPAIGAVDLLLAAFNGTGRTRTSFVADLLKYWAVRLPVAALALPATASASVLGVAVVPGFDLGMPAVFWAVTGSNVAAAVGVGAYYLRARHRGLFAGAVDEGGAEDEGAATTD, from the coding sequence ATGAGTGACCGGCGGGCGGCCATCGTCGAGGGGTCGATCCCCCGCACGCTCCTCGCCCTCGCGGTCCCGCTCGTCGCCCAGAACGTCGTTCGCGTCGCCCAGCAGGTGATCGACACGTTCTGGCTGGGCCGCCTCGGCGAGACGGCCGTCGCCGCCGTCGGCCTCACCATCCCCGTCATGGGGCTGCTCTTCGCCCTGCTGGTCACCCCCTTCGTCGGCACGCAGATCCTCGTCTCCCAGCGGGTCGGCGCCGAGGACGACGCCGGCGCGCTCCGGACCGTCGTCCACGGCCTCGTCCTCGCGCTCGTCGTCGGCGGCGCCGTCGGCGGCGCCGTCTACCTCGGCGCCGCGCCCATCGTCCGCCTGGTCGGCGCCGGTCCCGACGTGGCGCCCGCCGCCGCCATCTACCTCGGGGTCGTCGCCCTCGGCCTCCCGATGGCGGGCGCGAGCGACGCGCTCGAAGCCGGCTTCGTCGGCCGCGGCGACTCCCGTGCCTCCCTCGCGATCAACGTCGCCACCGTCGCCGTCAACGTCGTCCTCGACCCGTTCCTGATCTTCGGGTGGGGGCCGTTCCCGGCCATGGGGATCCGCGGCGCGGCGCTGGCGACGGTCGCCGGCTACGCCGCCGGCCTCTGTCTCGCGCTCGCGCTCGCGCTCGGCCCCCGAATGCGCCTCTCGCGTCGCCACCTCACCCTCACCGTCGCCGACTTCCGTGCCCTCCTCTCGGTCGGCGCACCCATCACCGGCCGGCAGGTGGTCAGCCAGAGCGTCCGCGTCCTGTTGGTCGGCGTCGTCGCCCTCGCCGGCGGCGCCGCCGGCCTCGCCGCCTACACCGTCGGCGCCCGGGTCGCCAGCGTCGCCGTCCTCCCCTCCCGCGGCCTCGCGCAGGCCGCCCAGAGCATGGTCGGCCAGAACGTCGGCGCCGGGCGCCCGGACCGGGCGGGGCGGACGGCGCGCGTCGGCGTCGGCGTCGCCGTCGTCGCCCTCGCCGCCCTCGGTGCGATCCAGTGGCTCGTCCCCGGCCCCGTCGCGCGCCTGTTCGTCCCCGACCTCTCCGGCGACGGCCTCGCCCTCACGGTCCAGTACCTCACGATCCTCGCGTACGGCTACCCCGCCATCGGCGCCGTCGACCTCCTGCTCGCGGCGTTCAACGGCACGGGGCGCACCCGGACGAGTTTCGTCGCCGACCTGTTGAAATACTGGGCGGTGCGCCTGCCCGTCGCGGCGCTGGCCCTGCCCGCCACCGCGTCGGCGTCGGTCCTCGGCGTCGCCGTCGTCCCCGGGTTCGACCTGGGGATGCCCGCCGTCTTCTGGGCGGTCACGGGGTCGAACGTCGCCGCGGCCGTCGGCGTCGGTGCCTACTACCTCCGCGCGCGCCACCGGGGCCTGTTCGCCGGCGCAGTCGACGAGGGAGGCGCCGAGGACGAGGGCGCCGCGACCACGGACTGA
- the lipA gene encoding lipoyl synthase, with amino-acid sequence MARRRKPDWLKQRPPSGQRFTEIKETLRDRNLHTVCEEANCPNLGECWSGRNGPGTATFMLMGDRCSRGCNFCDVATGGMEPLDPEEPANVADAVCEIGLDYVVLTSVDRDDLPDQGAGHFARTVEAIKERDPGILVEVLIPDFRGEPELIDRIVDAGPDVIAHNVETVERLQWPVRDRRAGYEQSLSVLERAGDTADVYTKTSLMLGLGEYDHEVYRALSDCREAGVDVVTLGQYLQPSRSHLDVYEYVHPDAFETWRRVAEEELGFLYCASGPMVRSSYRAGELFVDAVLRDGRSVDEARREAHAAT; translated from the coding sequence ATGGCACGCAGGCGCAAGCCCGACTGGCTGAAACAGCGGCCACCCTCGGGGCAGCGGTTCACGGAGATCAAGGAGACGCTCCGGGACCGGAACCTCCACACCGTGTGCGAGGAGGCGAACTGCCCGAACCTGGGCGAGTGCTGGAGCGGTCGCAACGGCCCCGGCACGGCCACGTTCATGCTCATGGGCGACCGGTGTTCGCGGGGCTGTAACTTCTGTGACGTGGCGACGGGGGGGATGGAGCCACTGGACCCGGAGGAGCCCGCGAACGTCGCCGACGCCGTCTGCGAGATCGGCCTCGACTACGTCGTGTTGACGAGCGTGGACCGCGACGACCTGCCGGACCAGGGCGCCGGCCACTTCGCGCGGACGGTCGAGGCGATCAAGGAACGCGACCCCGGCATCCTGGTCGAGGTGCTCATCCCGGATTTCCGGGGCGAACCGGAACTGATCGACCGGATCGTCGACGCAGGGCCGGACGTGATCGCCCACAACGTCGAGACCGTCGAGCGGCTCCAGTGGCCGGTGCGGGACCGGCGGGCGGGCTACGAGCAGTCCCTCTCGGTGCTCGAACGCGCCGGCGACACCGCCGACGTCTACACGAAGACGAGCCTGATGCTCGGCCTGGGGGAGTACGACCACGAGGTCTATCGCGCGCTCTCGGACTGTCGCGAGGCGGGCGTCGACGTGGTGACGCTGGGCCAGTACCTCCAGCCCTCCCGCTCCCACCTGGACGTCTACGAGTACGTCCACCCCGACGCCTTCGAGACGTGGCGCCGGGTCGCGGAGGAGGAACTCGGCTTCCTCTACTGTGCCAGCGGGCCGATGGTCCGGTCGTCGTACCGGGCGGGCGAACTGTTCGTCGACGCGGTGCTCCGCGACGGCCGGAGCGTCGACGAGGCGCGCCGCGAGGCACACGCCGCCACGTGA